From the genome of Nicotiana sylvestris chromosome 2, ASM39365v2, whole genome shotgun sequence, one region includes:
- the LOC104210854 gene encoding glutaredoxin-C11-like yields MDKIGDLASKKAAVIFTKSSCFMCHSIKALFYDIGASPEIHELDQDPRGKEMEWALRSLGCNPCVPAVFIGGKFVGSSKDIISLQIDGSLKQMLIDAKAIWF; encoded by the coding sequence ATGGATAAAATAGGAGACTTGGCATCAAAGAAGGCAGCAGTAATATTTACAAAAAGTTCATGTTTTATGTGTCATAGTATTAAAGCACTCTTTTATGATATAGGAGCAAGTCCAGAAATTCATGAACTTGATCAAGATCCAAGAGGGAAAGAAATGGAGTGGGCATTGAGAAGTTTAGGTTGTAATCCATGTGTTCCTGCAGTTTTTATTGGTGGAAAATTTGTTGGATCATCTAAGGATATTATATCCTTACAAATTGATGGATCACTCAAACAAATGCTCATTGATGCCAAAGCTATTTGGTTCTAA